The window CGCTGGTCGTGGCGGGCCAGCCTGGCGGAGCAGCCGTAGCCGGCGTTGGGGCATGACACCTGCAGGCACCCCAAGATACGGTCCACGCTGTAGCACGGGCGGTATCCAGCGCCGTCGAGGACGCGCCGGcacgcatggcacctccgcgcTCCGGCCATCTTCTCGCTGCACGATGAGCACAGCAGGTGTCCCACGTCACACTGCGGTGAACACGCCAGCGATATGGTTAGGGGAGGATACGTTAACGTTGTGAACTCTGCGAGATTTGCGTGCTTTGTTTACCTGGAAGACTGGCGGCTTCAGTGGGGAGTAGCACGCGCTGCAGTCAAGTGCGCCGCCATCCACTACCGACATGTTCTCAATCACGGTGCGCGTCGACGGCGGTGACGAAGCCATAAACTCCAGATGAACTATAGCTCATGAAAGGAATAGACCTAGTTGCTAAAAGACGGGAATATTTCTCACGAGCGGAATATTTCTCCGGATGAACAACAGTGGGAAGAACTAGATGGAAAGAGAAGAAGCCAAAGGCGAAGGCGAACTCTCTAAAGAAACGCTAAGTTGATAGTACCCTCCAAACATGAGTTCCACCTGCTTTATAGATAAAGCAACCATCACGTCTATACAATAAAATCAAGCTTAGAGAAAGTAATAAAAAGTATGATGGAGTAATATTTCTCATGGTGGAGTAACAACACACATGCCCAACAACAAGAGAAAAAAAGCCACCAAATGGCTGAGAAATCAGTGGCTCTATGGCGAGGCAAGTCGACGAGCCACCAAATGGAGGGTCATGTACACTCATCAAGGATGATTGGGGACAGTGGCGGaggcagggggggggggggggggggggggggcgagcaggggcctgcccccccccccccccccccccccccctaacgATCGAGCGATGCGTGAAAGATGCATAGGCAATCAGCGATACGATCGCACGTACAAGCATACTTGGGCCCCCTATCTCAGGTTCTGTACGTGTATTTGGGTAAAGGAGGAAAAAGCCCATAGTAAAAGAGCCCACTAGCGGCCATATGGGCAATGTAGCCTCCGATCTAATCTCCTGAGATACTGCTTAAAAAAACTAATCTCCTGAGATGCCTCTTTCATCCGTGATTGGTGTGTAGTTGATGGGATTAGaagcggctgcggctgcggctgccGTGTGCCCTTGCCACCGTCTGCCTCTGATCTCCTTGCCCTACTACTCACTATCTGATTCATACGACGAATTAGCAGGTTAACATATCACACTACTAATCTCTCTCAACTCTCATCTCGTATCAGTGTTGAAATTTGAAACTATACATAGATTTTAGTTTCTTTTTAGATTTGAGATGCTACCAAGAATTCATATTGTGTAAGTATCCCACAAATTATCGTGATCCAAATTATCTTGTATCGGTTCCTATTTGTGATGCGAAAAATTTCTATGTCAACCGTATACAGTATAGCTAATTATGAAACTGAAATTGCTCAATTATGAAGAGAAAAAGCCCTGCCAAACACCATTAAAATTAATTTGGTTTCCAAGCTGGTTCCTTCTGAAATTGAAATTCCTCAACTATGAAGAGAAAATAACCTGCTGCCAAACACCTTTAAGATCAATTATTTTCTAAGCTGGTTACTTCGAATTCTCAACTTACTAAAATTGTTAAGGAGGCTGTTGTGCAAGTTATCAACCTTGCTCTCTGTAATTATCTTTTGCACTGGATTTTTTTTTCTACTTTGCTTGCCCTCCCTATACccaaatcctggctccgcccctgaTTGGGGATTATGTTAGGTATTAGTTCTTTTTAGTCATAACACGAGTTATTGAGTGTTGAACTGAGCCATCTCCAACGACCACACGTAAAAAAGCTCATGCATCCATCCGCGGACAGGGGATCAGTCTCCGGACATGAATGCGGAATACAGCCATCCAACGCTAGCCACATACattttaaattatttttcaacaaaccggatgaaattcatgcaaacaccgGCGGATTAcgtacaaacatgacggatttcatagAAACACGGCGGATTAACTATATTTCAAACATTTAAAAAAACCCGCCCTAAACCTATCCTACGACAGCGGCGTCCGGCATCCAAGCCCGTGTTGTCCTCCTTCCGCCGTCTCCATGAGCACCGGCGATAGGACCGATGAAGttaaggtgcggtctccggcgatgaagagtagaacacgggagacggaccagACCGCATAGGATACCAGGCCCCGCTGCCTCCCATggcctactcatcctcggaggagtctgTGCCTTGTCCGTCGCCGGTGGACGTGAGGTCCACAAGGGAAATGATGGCGCCTTGGCTATCGTCGTTCCATCGGGCCGGCTAATGGTTCGCCGGCGGCGTGTAGGAGGCGCTAGCTATGTTCTCCTCCGCGATCGCCTACAGCTGCGCCTCCGTGGCTGTCGCTTCCTGCCTAGCGGTGGCATGAGCGCGGATGACATCGTAGATGTCACGCTGCTCCGCGACGAAATTTGGGTTAGCCTCGGCCATGGCCGCCACGGCCTCCTCGCTCGCGCGCTCGCCGTAGATCTGGCGCTCCGCCAACCGGTGCTGCTCCAGAAGGAACATGTTGTACCACTATTCCTCATGTGCCTGCTGGAACACCGACAAAGGCGCCGATGCAGGCTGCACCTCTGCCATGGCGGCGTTGAACTGTGCCTGCGCCTACTCCATGGTGAAGCCGGCGTGCACAGGAGGCGCGGGAGCCGGGGCGGAGTCGTTGGAGCCCGTCTCCATCATGTTGTCGTCCTCGTCGTTGGAGACCTCAGGCGAGCTGTCCGGCAAGCCGACCTCGATTCGCCTGGCATGACGGCTATGCCAGGCAAGGGCAAGGGCGGCCACTGCGTACTTTATCTCTGGCGATAGACTGTCCCATAGTGCTTTCCCGCTGATGGTCATGGCGGATGCAGTGCAAGGGAGGAGGATGTGGAGGGGCTGGTGTTGTGGTCTGGAGTTAGCCGGTGTCTTCCTTTATATAGTGGATTCCGGTGAGGCCAGGCATCCCGGTGCGTCAATGCGCGGCACCGGAGTGGGTTGCCGGCGAGCCTGCTTAATGGCGGCAGACAGACGGACAGCGGCATTGAACGGGCGCCGTAGATATCCGTCATGTTCCGTCGAGTCACACGTCTCCGGCATTGAACAGGCGCCGACACCGGAGACGCGTCGCGGGTGGCGCCCTCGGCAGGGGTGTCGCTTCAATGGTGGAGGCAGCGAAAGGTCGCGTCCTCCCTGAGCTGTCTTCAATGTTGAGCGGCGCGCTCTACAgcgacatgaatgcgggcagctggcaccGGGCGGGAGCGCGTGCGGGAGGGTGGGTTGGTGTGCCAGGGCAGTCAGAAAACGGGCTTGGGAtcggtccggactcccgcaaaccTCCACAACGTTTGTCTCCGGTTTGGGGTAGAAATCGCGTCCGGACCGCTCTGAGGACCGATATAGGTTGGCGTTGGATGGCTTCCGCGGTTTGGACACCCCAGCCCGGACGGTTGCGGGTCCGCCATGGAGATGCCCTAATAGCTATCAGGAAGTTTCCGTTTTCATGTGTTTTTTCGTTCCTTTCCACATAAGAAATCatgtttttatttttgtttcgCAATATTACATTttggttatatatatatatatatatatatatatatatatatatatatatatatagagagagagagagatagttTCCGTTTCATTTTCATCCTTACTACCCACCACACATGACACGTATAGGTACCTGTATAGAGGCTATATTCTAATTAGTTAAGATCAATATTTGACTAATGACACACAAATTAGATATGTGAATGAAGAGATTGTTAGTAAATATCCTTATTTTTGGAACGCACAAGAGAATTATGCGCCGATTTATTTAGAAAAGAGAATCAGTTACAATGGTTGTTGAGGGTTGCCATGGCAGATCCTAGACTCCGTAGAGCCACCCACAAACATACATGAGACGATAACTCACGCACGTCCATGCCCATGCCCACAGTGGccaaatttcgtgttttgaccttTTTACAAAAATTTAATCGGATCTGACACAGGTTGCCAAAAAAATCAGGATATGATCATTTTTGCAATCGCCATAGTATTTGGCGGTAGGGTATAACTGTCTACCGCCACGATCTTAATGGTAGAATTTAACTACGCCGTCACGACCGTTCGATATAAAAAATACCCTATCATCAAAGATTTTGACAGTAATCTATTATAACCTACCGCCATGATTTTTGGCGACAGGGAACCGCATCGCACGGTGTACCCCCGCATGCGCAATGCACTGCCCTACTGTACATGCGCCTCTCCATAGCATAGCATGCACACGAGCTAGCTACTCATCAACATGCAGCCCTAGAGCGAGCTAGCTACTCCCTACGTTCAAATATAGATGACCCAATTTTATACTAACTTTGTattaaagttagtataaagttgagttattcattttagaacggagggagtagtacgcaTCGACATGCAGTCTAGCTAGTAGCATGCAGACGAGCTAGCTACCTACGTATCAACATGCAACTGAGCTAGCTAGCTACTGGCATCAACATACGCAGCCGAGTAATATGTGGCCTTATTTGGAttcatgggttagagttagtttgattTAGTTTGGGCTTAGATAGTCCTAAAGTATTCAAACATGAGGGATAGtgtgagctagttgcatctaacccacctaaaaaaaactatcccacccaagaggtgctaattggggCTAGTTCTTCTGGGGCCCACTAAAAAATCACTAAAAATTCTCTCTATCCCCGCACCAGACCCCTTCCTCTCGCACCCCCTCGCGTGACTCCTCTCCCGCAGCCCTCGCGCGACTCCTCTCTCGTTCCCCATTGCGCTGCCGACCGTAGCGCCGCGCCACGGGCACACCAGGCGcgccctcctccggccgccgctcgccctccggccttcgaagctCGCCCTGCTCCCCGTCacccgtctctctctctctctctctctctctctctctctctctcgtgcgcggcggcggcacatctaccagggaggtcgcgagaggtgAGTTCGTTCGCTCATCCTCCTAGCTGTGCGCGTGGCGGGAATCTGAACTGGCGGCGTGGCTGGATCAGTCAGAGGCCGGCAGCTGGGGCTTGAGGTGGCGTGCATGGCCGGTGATTGAGGGTTGGGCGGCGGCTGTGTGCATGTGGCTGGTGCATGCATGAGCACAAGCACGGCTGCGTGTGCGGATGCGCTAATGATTCTTCTCTTCTGGTGCAGGTGATTTGAAGCCATAATTCCTCTTCTCCTCTCTGCCGAAGTACCGTGAGTATAGCTTGGAGCAGAGCACCCACGATGGACGGAGACGGCTTCGACATGTGGGGTTCGCAGCCATCGGCAAGCGGCTCCGCTACCCACATCGGTCTCCACCTCAACTAGCAAGCGCCAAcatcggaggggttcccggggcttggctCTACGGAGCTTTCCTCCAGAGTGACGATGACGAGCTCCTCCCTGGGCGCGtcaggggctccgggctccctccctatcgccCACCCTACGCCCGACGACTGAACTTCGGCGGCTCCTCGCCGGCGGCAACCGGTCACGGAGgaggaaacggtggcgtgttcctCGGCGGGTCGTCGTCGGGGGCAGGCGGCGACGTTCGGCAGCGCGCCAACTTGGCCGCC is drawn from Aegilops tauschii subsp. strangulata cultivar AL8/78 chromosome 1, Aet v6.0, whole genome shotgun sequence and contains these coding sequences:
- the LOC109744345 gene encoding putative E3 ubiquitin-protein ligase SINA-like 6, whose amino-acid sequence is MSVVDGGALDCSACYSPLKPPVFQCDVGHLLCSSCSEKMAGARRCHACRRVLDGAGYRPCYSVDRILGCLQVSCPNAGYGCSARLARHDQRAHLLQACRHGPCHCPAEACAFIRPVTALWDHFSAAHGWPCTTAVLTGGENSVHLRDGFSVVNLVFSC